The Anopheles maculipalpis chromosome 3RL, idAnoMacuDA_375_x, whole genome shotgun sequence genomic sequence CCGTACTAACCAACAGCTACATCCTGACGGCAGCTCACTGTGTAGCAGAATACTACGGCATTAAGGCATCTGGTGGACTCGCCATAATGGGTGCATTCGATCGGATCATTGTGGAACCGGAGCAGCAGCGCATTCCGTTTGAAACAGCGGGCATTACGATCCATCCCCAGTACTCGTACGTTGATGTGCGTAACGATGTAGCGACCGTACTGCTGACCACACCCATGAGCTATACCGGTCGTATCCAACCGACCCGTCTGCCTGTTCCATCCGATCAGAGGTCGTTTGCTCGCGTGCAGGGTACAGTGATGGGGTATGGACGTACATCCACCACGAGCACCTCGTTTTCGAGGTTCCTGCGATATACGTTTAATACGATTATATCGAATAATGAGTGTATCACGTACTGGTCTCCGATTTATGTTGACCAGCAGAATATGTGCTTGAGCCCAGCGAATGGACGATCACCTTGTATCGGTGATTCCGGAGGCGCACTGACTGTGAGCGATGGCCTCGACCAGTTGCAAGTGGGCATCGTGTCGTTCGGTGAAGCGGTCGGATGTGCTGTCAGCATGCCGTCGGTATATGCGCGAATAACCTACTTCCTTCCTTGGATTGTGGCTAACTCCGATTACTAGTGCGAGGGGGAAAAATACTATTAGAACTTTACACATTTACCACATCAATGAAGATTAGAGAGAGTCCTCTGtgtaatattaaaataaatcaaacgattCATCTGTTGGTGTCTGTAACTAATTGTTTTTCAAGTCTTTGCATAACATAACCCACTCAGATCGTTCGAATGTTATAACAGCGATAACTGAACGTTGGTGTGGATTGCATATTAACGCCATCTAGTGATTGATAGCGGGGATTAGATAATCACAACAGAGGGCGCTATTTAAAGTGCTTAAGATGATTCTCCAAACCTCaccttttttatcatttttcattttttgtagggaaaattctataaaaaagaaatcttaATTTACACAATCTCGAAGAAAGTGCCCTATTGTGTAAGTACATTGCACACGCTTCGATTAGATTATAGCAACACCTTCCGAAACAAACTTTGATTCCCCTCCCCCACTTGACCGATTAAACCAGTACCCTAATTACCACACAATCCATGTCTGCGACAGATTATCGGCCatagttttattttggaaACATAGGAACCAGAAACCGATAAGGGTTAACGAACGATACCTGTTTTGGTCCGAATCAGCACCGTTCTACCAAAACAAGTTAGTAAACAATTAGTAGCAGTTTTGCGGTTGCTAGGTAGCAACCAATATCCGGTACACATGGAAACGCACCTGATAATAGCTGATGCTGGTTGAGAACAAACTAGGATTCCCCTCGGCTGGCTGTCTGGAAGACGTTTTATCGCTTTGCGCTTATGGGTGTTCTCTTTGTGGTGCGTGTTCTTATCGCAGCTTGATCCTATCTGAAGATTGAATCTAATGCGGAGGACTTATAAATAGCGTGCGAGTAGCTGAGCTGGACATTAGTCGTCTGCAGTTTAGTCACCACTTAACACACGGTTCAGGATGAAGTTTGTCGGTGCGTTTGCTTTCGTTGGCCTGTTGGCCACCTTCTGCACCCCGCATGCCAGTGCTAAGTCGATCGATATCGACTTTACGCGGGTCATTTCGATCGAGGAGACGGAACGCTACTGGCGCCGCCTACCGGCCGAGATGCAGTACCTGCGTTCGGTTGAGGAACCACCGCGTCGCATCACCAACGGTCAGCTAGCGGCGACCGCTCAGTTCCCGTACCAGGCCGTTGTTTACAGTGATGCCGGCGATGGCTACTACAGCTTGTGCGGTGGTTCTATCCTGACGAAAAACTACATCCTGACGGCGGCCCACTGTGTCACGGACGATTTAGACCAGACCGCACCGGGTGGTATCGTTATTCTCGGTGCTACCGATCGTACCGTTGTTCAGTCGACCCAACAGCGCATGACGTTCAGCAAGGCGGGCATCCGTGTTCATCCGCAGTACAATTCGGTCAGCATCCGGAATGATATCGCTACCGTCCGGTTGGACACACCGGCCGTCTTCAACGCCTACGTGAATGTGATCGATCTACCTGCCCTGTCCGATGCGCGTCAGTTTGGCGGTGTGGAGGGTACGGCTTCCGGCTTTGGACGTACCACGGACACGTCCGCTCCTTCGTCGGTGCTGATGTTTGTGCGCAACCCGGTCATGACGAATGCGCAGTGCAATCTTTACTGGAGCACATCCTCGGTGGAGGCGCAGAACGTGTGTCTTGATCCGACCGGCGGACGTTCGGCGTGCAACGGTGACTCGGGTGGCCCATTGACGGTGCAGGATGCGGGCCGCAGTCTGCAGGTGGGCATCGCATCGTTTGTTTCGGCCCGTGGCTGCACGTCCGGGGCGCCATCCGTGTGGGTGCGTGTGTCTTACTTCCGCGACTGGATTCGTCAAAATTCGGACTACGTGTTCCGTGCTTAGGATACgcttaagagaaaaaaaaaatacgttaaGTATGGAGCTTTTTGATAAAtgacaaacataaataatataaGAAATGCAGTAAAGGAAACGAATGAGTTGTACATTGACTTATTGGAGAGCTGCTGTGAGTTTTAAGAGTCTCCCTGTTGAGTTCCGcaggcaacaaaatcttctcaCGAGTATCTTATCTTCCGATTAGTGTACCAAAATACAAGAAAAGGCTATGCTAACATTTATATTACCCTCCTAATTGGAGCCTTATCTTATATGATTACAAGCTGAGTAACATAACCAGATATCGAACGATCGTTCACAGGAAACGTCAACACTGCTGGTGGTAATTTATGATACCTTTTAATACAGCAGCCAGCGGTTTGTTTTAGCAAATCTTATCGCTAACGACCGAAACGATTCCGTTGCCGGATGTATAGAAATAATGTAAGCCGTTGCCATTAATCCTTAGAAATTATGATTTTGATTGTCCATTTCCGTTCCCTAGGGTCCTATTTTTGCAGCTAAtcgactaaaaaaaaaaaattggagctTTGTTGTACTTGCTTCCGTTTGAAGGATGAATATTacaaacatttgaaaaaagaTGGCAgacctgaaggggatgattaTGAAGATCGTGATTTGCACAAAAAGTGGAgcttaaaatatttctataaTTCTGCTTATTTATTAGAATATAAGAAGCAGAGGTTATTTCGGTCAGTATTTGCTTGAAGCTTAGTGTAGAAAGAGCGCCTAAAAGTAGGCAAATTATGTGTCAAGAGAATTTAAGTCGGTATCAGCGTGCCCCTCCGAGTGCGTTGTGGAGCTTAGTGGTTTGTTTACTGGCTATACTGCGCACGAGAGATAGTAAGTTACAGTGTTACGATTCTTATTAATGGAATTGCACAATCATTTAGGAGAATCTTTCAAATGGATAGTGGAGTTGCAAGCTCGTTGAAACTTAATGACCTTCTgagtcacaccggccatctaatggcttactagaattgcTGATACCAAGTTGTTAGATAGACAGTTCTCACAATAGGGAGGTAACGGGCCTAgatgtgatttgaaccccggtcctgtcttgtcaagaccggtgccgttgtcAATTACATCACATGGATCGAAAAACCCGTGATGTTGTTAGTCTAACCTGTGGTCTATAGAAGTACACCACATCCTAGAGATTGAAGTCTTCTTTAGAAAGTGGCATAATGCATAGCTTCAGGCGCATGTGAAGTATTTTCTTTCTGAGCTCCTGTTAAATATCACTGCCAATCGGCAACTCTTTTAGCGATCCTGGAGGCCTACATTGGCGCCCCATTTGGAAAGATTCCATTGCTGGGTTCGTCACTAAACACCTGAAGAGTTGCTGTCGAGGTGCATCCATAGTGGCAGAAGCTGCTTGGTCACTGTTTAGCCAGGTCTGGAGATTGGAAAATCCTTCTCCCACAAAGATAACTCAAACCAGCAATAATTCACACTACCTTGATTTACTAATAGCTATCGCTCGTCGATAATCCCCTGGAAAATCCAGGCGGAGTTTTTGTGTGGTGAAGGCACACTTATCACAACTCGCTTTTACCAAACTGCCACTCCGGGTGCCATATCTTGCGATTAACCGATCCATTCCAACCACAGCACACTCGCGGCAGTAAATAAAAGCTTGCCACGGGCCACGATTTCGGTATCAGTAGTCTCGAGACAGCGGATAGGAAGCAATGATGAAGATTGCCGGAGCGTTTGTAATTGCCGGTCTGCTGGCCGTGTGCTCGTTCGCCAGTGCCGAATGGATCGACATCGATTGGTCGCAGGTGAAACACATCCAAGAGTTCGACCACTACTGGCAGCGTTTGCCGGCAGAGTACCAGTACCTGCGTCAGGTCCGCCCATCCCAGCGCATCGTGAACGGTTTGGAGGCACTGCCCGGTCAGTTCCCGTACCAGATCGCTCTGCTCAGCAACTTCGGCACCGGTACCGGTCTGTGCGGTGGTACCGTCATCACGAACAACTACATCCTAACCGCCGCTCACTGTGTGGTCGGTGGTAACGGTCAGGTCGCTATCGGTGGTACCGCCATCCTTGGGGCGCACAATCGTAACGAGAATGAGCCGACGCAGCAGCGCATTACCTTCACGCAGGCCGGTGTGTCCGTGCACCCACAGTACAATCCGTCGACGATCCGCAACGATATCGCCACGGTACGTCTGAGCACGCCCGCCGTCTTCAATGCACGCGTTCAACCGATCGATCTGCCCGCCCGTTCGGATGCCCGTACTTTCGCCGGTCTGGAGGGTACGGCGTCCGGATTCGGACGTACGTCGGACGCTAGCACCGCTACCTCGCCGGTGGTGATGTTCACGCGCAACCCAATCCTGTCCAACGCGCAGTGCAACAGCTTCTGGAGCACGGCTGTGGTGCAGGATCAGAACGTGTGCCTGGATGCTACCGGTGGCCGTTCGCCGTGCAACGGTGACTCGGGCGGTCCGTTGGCTGTGCAGGATAACGGTCGCAGTCTGGAGGTTGGCATTGCTTCGTTCGTGTCGGCACAGGGCTGTGCTTCGGGTGCACCGTCCGTGTGGGTCCGCATCTCGTTCTTCCGCGACTGGATCGAGCAGAACTCGGACTACGTGTTCCGCGCTTAAGAAGGCGAATGTGAGGAAGACTGTTTGATAGGTGAAGCATTTAATAGCgcgtaataataataaatttaattacacaaaaagcaaacgatcgtTGTATGTGTTGATTTATACGAATAATATTGGTAAGGCTATTTTTGGTATTAATAGGCTATTTTTGGGATACTTAGTGGGGTTGGGCTGTTCGGTAGTCGAGGTATAACTGCTACTTGTTGATCCAACTAGGTGTTATCAATAAGACTCGTAACCCATCAGATGGTCGGCATGACCAAGCAAAAatcgttatgccaagaagaaaaaaaaaaagaaattaaaaggaCTCAATCGATCCTAACATCCATAGGGGTTCTATGGATATTAGTTTAATATTATGAAGCCTTAAAGATTGCACAACAttttaacaggttggctgataagtccccagtctaacaaagaaaaacacattttttgtcaaaattcgtttttattattcaacatagttcccttcaagagcgatacaacgattataacgaccttccaattttttgataccattttggtagtactccttcggttttgcctcaaaataggcctcagtttcggcgaccacctcttcattgcagccaaattttttccctgcgagcatccttttgaggtctgagaacaagtaaaagtcgctgggggccagatctggagaatacggtgggtggggaagcaattcgaagcccaattcatgaatttttgccatcgttctcaatgacttgtggcacggtgcgttgtcttggtggaacaacacttttttcttcttcgttcttttttcgttcgtcaagcaaccaaaagttgcttgacaaaagacgctctgtctcacaaactaattgacatacagacgtcaaattttgacacgaatcatttgaaggttggcgctatataaaaataatatgcatttaatactagccgcgccatctatgtgtcagaccggggacttatcagccaacctgttactagactgtcgataccacgtagttggttagtcagtcctcactacggagggacggcccggatgggatttgaaccccgatcctgccgtttaaagccCTTTGAATGTTAATGCATACATTAATTGTCCGTAAAAGAAGGGAATGTCTATTGAATGACTTCAGCAATTCCGAAACTAAAGCAATTCCTTGGAAGGAAAACATTGACAGCTTCATTGTGATGTGTGATGGCAAGATGTCTGATGTTCAATAAGAATATTTACGTGTTGAGTAACTAACTGTCACCTCAGGCTTTGTTTGACTTCGTTTTAAGCGTAGCTGGATACTCAGTACCGCTTACGAGGAGACGGTCTAGATGAGATTCTTCGGTACCCGTTCCTGACGTGTGAAAAGAGGCTTCAATATCGGCAGGATCAAGTGAAGTAAATCGGAAGCTTTTTGAAGTTCTGAAGAATCTTGTTTGAAGAGGATCGCACAACTGATATCCTGGTAAATAACTTTGAAAGGACATGTAGTATGTTTGGACGGTATAgcgaattgttaaaaaaaaaacaagatgacTTAATTATTTCGAGATCTGATCATATTAGTAAGCCCAACAAGAACGTGCGTAGCTTGGGAGAAATTTTAACTAGTCATCACCACACCCCTTGATTGTTTCCCTCCAATCATCCATCTATTGTCCATCGAAGCTTTGAAGCTCTTTTATCGAATCAAATTGATAAGAGCCTAAACCTTActgacaacaaacacacaacacccaCCAGCCACTGGCATTGCCATATCTGAGATTGGGAAATTTCGCGATaagaaataaatcattcccgtgtttattttcaaattaaatagTCCTTTCGTGCGTCTCTTCTATTGGAATTTCCCCAAAATAAGCCCGAACGCCTGCAGCGTCTTATCTTGGCGCGAGTTATATCCCGTGTACAACCTTTACGCACAATGTTTCCCGCACGGGGCGATTGTATAAAGTACCTCCGGAGCGGTTCCGTACCGTGTAGATCGTCGGCAGAACCAGCGTAAGCAAGATGAAAACGTTCAGTGTGGTCGCCCTGTTGGCATTGGCCGTCGTCGCTAGTGGCGAATGGATCGAGATCGATTGGTCGAAGGTGAAACCGATCGAGGAGTTCGATCACTACTGGCAACGACTGCCGGCGGAGCTACAGTTTCTACGCTACGCCCGTCCCTCGCAGCGCATCGTTAATGGTGAGGAAGCCGTCCCCGGTCAGTTCCCGTACCAGATTGCACTGCTGAGCAACTTTGCCGCTGGTGGTGGTCTGTGCGGTGGTACCGTGATCACCAACAACTACATCCTGACTGCCGCTCACTGTGTGGTCGATGGAAATGGTGCCCTTGCTACGGACGGTACGGCGATTCTTGGTGCGCACAATCGTATCACGAACGAACCAACCCAGCAGCGTATTGGATTCGTGCAGTCCGGTGTGTCCGTCCATCCGAACTACAATGCGGCACTCATCCGTAACGACATTGCTACGGTGCGTTTAAACACTCCGGCTGTGTTTAACGATCGCGTCCAACCGATCGCACTTCCGGCTCGCTCCGATAGCCGCACGTTTGCCGGTTTGATTGGTACGGCGTCTGGCTTTGGGCGTACCTCGGACGCTCTGCCCGGTGCGTCGGATGTGCTGATGTTCACCAACAACCCGGTCATGACGAATGCCGCTTGCATCAGTGCCTGGAACATTATTCTGGTGTCGGATCAGAACGTGTGTCTGGATGCTACCGGTGGACGTTCGGTGTGCAACGGTGACTCGGGTGGCCCACTGACGGTGCAGGATGGTGGAAACAGTCTCGAGATTGGTATTGCATCGTTCGTGTCGGCACAGGGCTGCGCCTCGGGCATTCCATCCGTGTGGGTTCGAGTGTCCTTCTATCGGGACTTTATCGAGCAGAACTCGGACTACGTGTTCGGAGCTTAGAATGTAAGGCATTAGCGTACTCTACCCGGTGTTGTAAATATAATGTTTGCAATCAATGTGTACTAATACTTTATTTTGCTGGTAAAGTGAGACCAGATTTTAAACAGCTGTCAATGAGGTAGATCTATATCTGAAGGCTCTAATGGTAAACCCTAATGTTTGGCTGGTGCGTTCTGTGTGGAGGAAGAATAGCTTGGGTCGTAGTGATGGGAGGCTGATCCGTGGTAGTAGTTGCCGGAACAGTGGTCGATTCCGTCGTGAAATCCGTAGtaaaagtagtagtagttgcaGCAGCTTCCGTAGTACTAACGGTAGAGGTAGGACTTTCTGAACTAAACTGTGTTGTGGTCGTGATTGGTTGACTGGTGGTTGTGACAGCAGTAGTTGTCGTTTGACCCGGAGCCGTTGGGAAGAACTCAAAATCATTCCGAATGGTAACGTCCGAATTCGCCTCGATCCAGGCAAGGAAGGGCGTAAGTCTTGTGTACACAGCAGGCCGGTCAACATCACAACCCAGCACCGATAGGAAAGAGAACACACCGATCAAGGTTTGACCACCGTCGGCATCGTCTACCGTTAGTG encodes the following:
- the LOC126562682 gene encoding brachyurin-like, producing MKIAGAFVIAGLLAVCSFASAEWIDIDWSQVKHIQEFDHYWQRLPAEYQYLRQVRPSQRIVNGLEALPGQFPYQIALLSNFGTGTGLCGGTVITNNYILTAAHCVVGGNGQVAIGGTAILGAHNRNENEPTQQRITFTQAGVSVHPQYNPSTIRNDIATVRLSTPAVFNARVQPIDLPARSDARTFAGLEGTASGFGRTSDASTATSPVVMFTRNPILSNAQCNSFWSTAVVQDQNVCLDATGGRSPCNGDSGGPLAVQDNGRSLEVGIASFVSAQGCASGAPSVWVRISFFRDWIEQNSDYVFRA
- the LOC126562678 gene encoding collagenase-like, with the protein product MVLKISLLVVLMLEGAFAIEQSAINGTDVDWSKVRSIDEFDHYWTRLSPELQLYRNTAPGPASRIANGFQATPGQFPYHVVLLADFTLGTGLCGATVLTNSYILTAAHCVAEYYGIKASGGLAIMGAFDRIIVEPEQQRIPFETAGITIHPQYSYVDVRNDVATVLLTTPMSYTGRIQPTRLPVPSDQRSFARVQGTVMGYGRTSTTSTSFSRFLRYTFNTIISNNECITYWSPIYVDQQNMCLSPANGRSPCIGDSGGALTVSDGLDQLQVGIVSFGEAVGCAVSMPSVYARITYFLPWIVANSDY
- the LOC126562672 gene encoding brachyurin-like, producing MKFVGAFAFVGLLATFCTPHASAKSIDIDFTRVISIEETERYWRRLPAEMQYLRSVEEPPRRITNGQLAATAQFPYQAVVYSDAGDGYYSLCGGSILTKNYILTAAHCVTDDLDQTAPGGIVILGATDRTVVQSTQQRMTFSKAGIRVHPQYNSVSIRNDIATVRLDTPAVFNAYVNVIDLPALSDARQFGGVEGTASGFGRTTDTSAPSSVLMFVRNPVMTNAQCNLYWSTSSVEAQNVCLDPTGGRSACNGDSGGPLTVQDAGRSLQVGIASFVSARGCTSGAPSVWVRVSYFRDWIRQNSDYVFRA
- the LOC126563361 gene encoding brachyurin-like, translated to MKTFSVVALLALAVVASGEWIEIDWSKVKPIEEFDHYWQRLPAELQFLRYARPSQRIVNGEEAVPGQFPYQIALLSNFAAGGGLCGGTVITNNYILTAAHCVVDGNGALATDGTAILGAHNRITNEPTQQRIGFVQSGVSVHPNYNAALIRNDIATVRLNTPAVFNDRVQPIALPARSDSRTFAGLIGTASGFGRTSDALPGASDVLMFTNNPVMTNAACISAWNIILVSDQNVCLDATGGRSVCNGDSGGPLTVQDGGNSLEIGIASFVSAQGCASGIPSVWVRVSFYRDFIEQNSDYVFGA